One segment of Streptomyces sp. YIM 121038 DNA contains the following:
- a CDS encoding methyltransferase domain-containing protein, which yields MARQLDEQIAARFPVGRRLRVLDVGMGHGVQALRLARAGHEVTGVERAAEGLAAARAAAAAEPEGIRSRMRIVEGDGRDTGVHFLPGSFDVVLCHGVLMYVDEPDALLAGLGRVLAPGGLLSLVVRNADALAMAPALRGDWGGALAAFGTDTYEDPSGGRARAHRLDAVSGALAGIAAPLRAWYGVRVFSDAVPAAGAELDALLAAEERAGRTDPYRTVAALLHVCGTRD from the coding sequence GTGGCACGGCAGCTTGACGAGCAGATCGCGGCGCGCTTCCCGGTGGGACGGCGGCTGCGGGTGCTCGACGTCGGCATGGGGCACGGGGTGCAGGCACTCCGCCTCGCCCGCGCCGGACACGAGGTGACGGGCGTCGAACGGGCCGCCGAGGGGCTCGCCGCCGCGCGGGCCGCGGCGGCCGCCGAGCCGGAGGGCATCCGGTCCCGCATGCGCATCGTCGAGGGCGACGGGCGGGACACGGGGGTGCACTTCCTGCCCGGGAGCTTCGACGTCGTGCTCTGCCACGGCGTGCTCATGTACGTCGACGAGCCCGACGCACTGCTCGCGGGCCTGGGGCGGGTCCTCGCCCCCGGCGGCCTGCTCTCCCTGGTCGTACGGAACGCGGACGCGCTGGCCATGGCCCCCGCGCTGCGGGGCGACTGGGGCGGGGCGCTCGCCGCGTTCGGCACCGACACGTACGAGGACCCCTCCGGGGGGCGTGCGCGGGCGCATCGGCTCGACGCGGTCTCCGGGGCGCTCGCGGGCATCGCCGCGCCGCTGCGGGCCTGGTACGGGGTGCGGGTCTTCTCCGACGCGGTGCCCGCCGCCGGGGCCGAGCTCGACGCTCTCCTCGCCGCCGAGGAGCGGGCCGGACGCACCGACCCCTACCGCACGGTGGCCGCCCTCCTGCACGTCTGCGGCACCCGCGACTAG
- a CDS encoding bifunctional adenosylcobinamide kinase/adenosylcobinamide-phosphate guanylyltransferase: MELTLLGTGAPEGLPRPGCPCAACATALGDQARAATALLVDGVLLLDLTPGAAFAAARAGHSLGGVRQVLLSHPHDGPAVEVPAGLPQPGRVPDGRELALLTGHRVRAVAMDAPGTGYEVTGPDGERLLYLPPGCAPAGVGPENGGGQVVYDMVVADVVGRPDGLARLRAAGASGPTTDVIAVHIGHEVPPGPELARRLAAAGARAVPDGTTLEVGAYEDVPDVPRRTLVLGGARSGKSVEAERRLEAFPDVLYVATGGLRGGDQEWAERVRAHRERRPGSWRTTETCDLVPLLAEPGPPLLIDCLSLWLTHAMDDVNAWDDTEWAGGGERALRKRVTELTDAVRAARRTVVAVSNEVGSGIVPATASGRRYRDELGRLNAAFAAECEHVLLVVAGQALALRG, translated from the coding sequence GTGGAACTGACTCTGCTCGGCACCGGAGCCCCCGAGGGGCTGCCCCGCCCCGGCTGTCCCTGCGCCGCGTGCGCGACCGCGCTCGGCGACCAGGCGCGGGCGGCGACGGCCCTGCTCGTGGACGGTGTGCTGCTGCTCGACCTGACCCCGGGCGCCGCCTTCGCCGCCGCCCGCGCCGGGCACTCGCTCGGCGGGGTGCGCCAGGTGCTGCTCTCGCATCCGCACGACGGGCCCGCCGTGGAGGTGCCCGCCGGGCTGCCGCAGCCGGGCCGGGTGCCCGACGGCCGCGAGCTGGCGCTGCTCACCGGGCACCGGGTGCGGGCCGTAGCGATGGACGCGCCCGGCACCGGCTACGAGGTGACCGGGCCCGACGGCGAGCGGCTGCTGTACCTGCCGCCGGGCTGCGCGCCCGCGGGGGTGGGCCCCGAGAACGGCGGCGGGCAGGTCGTGTACGACATGGTCGTGGCCGACGTCGTGGGCCGCCCGGACGGGCTCGCGCGGCTGCGGGCGGCCGGTGCGTCGGGCCCGACCACGGACGTGATCGCCGTGCACATCGGCCACGAGGTGCCGCCGGGCCCCGAGCTGGCCCGGCGGCTCGCGGCGGCCGGGGCGCGGGCGGTGCCGGACGGCACGACCCTGGAGGTCGGCGCGTACGAGGACGTACCGGACGTGCCGCGGCGCACCCTCGTGCTCGGCGGCGCCCGCTCGGGCAAGTCGGTGGAGGCCGAGCGGCGCCTGGAGGCCTTCCCCGACGTGCTGTACGTGGCCACCGGCGGGCTGCGCGGCGGGGACCAGGAGTGGGCGGAGCGGGTGCGCGCCCACCGCGAGCGGCGGCCCGGCTCCTGGCGCACCACGGAGACCTGCGACCTCGTGCCGCTGCTCGCCGAGCCGGGGCCGCCGCTGCTCATCGACTGTCTGTCGCTGTGGCTGACGCACGCGATGGACGACGTGAACGCGTGGGACGACACCGAGTGGGCGGGCGGCGGCGAGCGCGCGCTGCGCAAGCGGGTCACGGAGCTCACGGACGCGGTGCGGGCCGCGCGGCGCACAGTGGTCGCGGTGTCGAACGAGGTCGGCTCCGGCATCGTCCCCGCGACCGCGTCGGGGCGCCGCTACCGCGACGAACTGGGCCGGCTGAACGCCGCGTTCGCCGCC
- a CDS encoding PspA/IM30 family protein codes for MSGVMKRMGMIFRAKANKALDRAEDPRETLDYSYQKQLELLQKVRRGVADVATSRKRLELQLNQLQKQSSTLEDQGRKALALGREDLAREALSRRAALQQQVSDLETQHQTLQGEEEKLTLAAQRLQAKVDAFRTRKETIKATYTAAEAQTRIGEAFSGISEEMGDVGMAIQRAEDKTAQLQARAGAIDELLASGALDDSSGLAKDDIQTELDRLSGGTDVELELQRMKAELAGGSSASPKPAIEGGQGRPQDTPRFDKQ; via the coding sequence ATGAGCGGTGTCATGAAGCGTATGGGGATGATCTTCCGCGCGAAGGCGAACAAGGCCCTTGACCGGGCCGAGGACCCGCGCGAAACCCTCGATTACTCGTACCAGAAGCAGTTGGAGCTGCTGCAGAAGGTGCGCCGCGGCGTCGCCGACGTGGCGACCTCCCGCAAGCGCCTCGAGCTGCAGCTCAACCAGCTCCAGAAGCAGTCCTCCACCCTGGAGGACCAGGGACGCAAGGCGCTCGCGCTCGGCCGCGAGGACCTGGCCCGTGAGGCGCTCTCGCGCCGCGCGGCGCTCCAGCAGCAGGTAAGCGACCTGGAGACGCAGCACCAGACCCTGCAGGGCGAGGAGGAGAAGCTCACCCTCGCGGCCCAGCGCCTGCAGGCCAAGGTCGACGCGTTCCGTACGCGCAAGGAGACCATCAAGGCCACCTACACCGCGGCCGAGGCCCAGACCCGCATCGGTGAGGCCTTCTCCGGCATCTCCGAGGAGATGGGCGACGTCGGCATGGCGATCCAGCGCGCCGAGGACAAGACGGCCCAGCTCCAGGCCCGCGCCGGCGCGATCGACGAACTCCTCGCCTCGGGCGCCCTCGACGACTCCTCCGGCCTCGCCAAGGACGACATCCAGACCGAGCTGGACCGGCTCTCCGGTGGTACAGATGTAGAGCTGGAGCTGCAGCGCATGAAGGCCGAGCTGGCCGGGGGCTCCAGCGCCTCGCCGAAGCCCGCCATCGAGGGCGGCCAGGGGCGCCCGCAGGACACGCCCCGCTTCGACAAGCAGTAG
- a CDS encoding trypsin-like peptidase domain-containing protein — protein sequence MRASRGFVVAGVLVSVAVAAGCAGEGGGSREKESTTQAAAPAAANDLQDDYLKVIKDALPSVVQIDASDSLGSGVVYDDKGHIVTNAHVVGREKTFKVTTATGEQPLAATLVSAYPEQDLAVIKLDKVPRGLKAADFGDSAKVEVGQIVLAMGSPLGLSSSVTQGIVSATGRTVSEGRAGGGTGATIGNMVQTSAAINPGNSGGALVNLDGDVIGIPTLAATDPDMGDGAAPGIGFAIPASMVRTVADQIVKSGKVTDSGRAALGISGRTVLGDDYRPAGVAVAEVRSGGGADKAGIRPGDIITGLGDDEITTVTSLSEALAGDEPGDKERVTYVRDGAERTAEVTLGEM from the coding sequence ATGAGAGCTTCGCGTGGGTTCGTGGTGGCGGGGGTGCTGGTCTCGGTCGCGGTGGCGGCCGGGTGTGCCGGGGAGGGCGGGGGCTCCCGGGAGAAGGAGTCGACGACTCAGGCGGCCGCTCCCGCCGCGGCCAATGACCTCCAGGACGACTATCTGAAGGTCATCAAGGACGCGCTGCCCTCCGTCGTCCAGATCGACGCCTCCGACAGCCTGGGCTCCGGGGTGGTCTACGACGACAAGGGGCACATCGTCACCAACGCCCACGTGGTGGGCCGGGAGAAGACCTTCAAGGTGACCACGGCCACCGGTGAGCAGCCCCTCGCGGCCACGCTCGTGTCGGCGTACCCGGAGCAGGACCTCGCCGTCATCAAGCTCGACAAGGTGCCGCGCGGCCTGAAGGCCGCCGACTTCGGCGACTCCGCGAAGGTGGAGGTCGGCCAGATCGTGCTCGCGATGGGCTCACCGCTCGGCCTGTCCTCCAGCGTCACGCAGGGCATCGTCTCGGCGACCGGGCGCACGGTCAGCGAGGGCCGGGCGGGCGGCGGCACCGGCGCCACCATCGGGAACATGGTGCAGACGTCCGCCGCGATCAACCCGGGCAACAGCGGCGGCGCCCTGGTGAACCTCGACGGCGACGTCATCGGCATCCCGACCCTCGCCGCGACCGACCCGGACATGGGCGACGGCGCGGCACCCGGCATCGGCTTCGCGATCCCCGCCTCGATGGTGCGTACGGTGGCCGATCAGATCGTGAAGAGCGGCAAGGTCACCGACTCGGGCCGGGCCGCGCTCGGCATCAGCGGGCGCACGGTCCTCGGGGACGACTACCGGCCCGCGGGCGTCGCCGTGGCCGAGGTCAGGAGCGGCGGCGGCGCCGACAAGGCGGGCATCAGGCCCGGCGACATCATCACCGGGCTCGGGGACGACGAGATCACCACGGTCACCTCCCTCTCGGAGGCGCTCGCCGGGGACGAGCCGGGCGACAAGGAGCGGGTGACGTACGTACGGGACGGCGCCGAGCGGACCGCCGAGGTGACCCTCGGGGAGATGTGA
- a CDS encoding DUF3043 domain-containing protein has protein sequence MAFVFRSRSKDDKAPAAKAPVAESASAPRDPEAPKGRPTPKRAVAQSQRRSVMNTPTTRKEAAKRSREERRANMEKQRQALASGDERYLPPRDKGPVRKYARDFVDSRFCVAEFFLPMAVLILVLSLVRVAQLQNIALLLWLVVIVLIVLDSIVTGFRLKKRLNERFPDEHKKGAVAYALMRSLQMRRLRLPKPQVKRGERP, from the coding sequence TTGGCTTTTGTGTTCCGTAGCCGATCCAAGGACGACAAGGCCCCGGCCGCCAAGGCGCCGGTAGCCGAGAGCGCGTCCGCCCCCCGTGACCCCGAGGCCCCCAAGGGCCGCCCCACCCCCAAGCGTGCCGTGGCCCAGTCGCAGCGCCGCAGCGTGATGAACACGCCGACGACGCGCAAGGAGGCCGCCAAGCGGTCGCGCGAGGAGCGCCGCGCGAACATGGAGAAGCAGCGCCAGGCGCTGGCCAGCGGCGACGAGCGGTATCTGCCGCCGCGGGACAAGGGCCCGGTGCGCAAGTACGCCCGCGACTTCGTGGACTCCCGGTTCTGCGTGGCGGAGTTCTTCCTGCCGATGGCCGTACTCATCCTCGTCCTGAGCCTGGTCCGCGTGGCCCAGCTGCAGAACATCGCGCTGCTGCTGTGGCTCGTCGTGATCGTCCTGATCGTGCTCGACTCGATCGTCACGGGCTTCCGTCTGAAGAAGCGCCTGAACGAGCGCTTCCCCGACGAGCACAAGAAGGGCGCCGTCGCGTACGCCCTGATGCGTTCGCTCCAGATGCGTCGGCTGCGGCTGCCGAAGCCGCAGGTCAAGCGCGGGGAGCGACCCTGA